Proteins from one Bombyx mori chromosome 25, ASM3026992v2 genomic window:
- the LOC101739575 gene encoding RAB6A-GEF complex partner protein 2 — protein MIELSAKLTTGTVYLAGEAIECCISFCYTAQPEHRNSQSHSDTLENLAWASAQFHCFYSTSGAQGDKTPILGKTTSLEVAACDVGDAVFHSKPKILFCDLTIPLGETKTFWYRESLPIEAPPSYRGTSVKYSYKITIATQKVGSHIKMVRIPFRVLPISPIINMQDLAALCGNETTEELHPTNPFSEERKVETPLTMALQVLQNLTARRSPNSYMITNTRGKVGRFCMFKSAYKLGEDIVGTFDFSVGTVTCMQVSVSLQPEEVLKTKSPPKNVNKETSSRSMTVARYHEVTLGLTQSQLILPIPLHITPAFEVDDVSLQWRLHFEFVTTNEKLVPNPEDKDWNAPLNVPIETMVWNLPVKIYSTLPKEIMHHTVGTDAYTLNIK, from the exons ATGATCGAACTATCCGCTAAATTGACTACAGGAACTGTATATTTAGCTGGTGAAGCAATAGAATGTTGTATTTCTTTCTGTTATACAGCTCAACCTGAACATAGGAACTCGCAAAGCCACAG TGACACATTAGAAAATCTAGCTTGGGCTTCAGCACAGTTCCATTGCTTCTATTCAACGTCAGGGGCTCAAGGTGACAAAACCCCAATATTAGGGAAAACAACTTCTTTGGAAGTAGCAGCCTGTGATGTTGGAGACGCAGTGTTCCATAGTAAACCTAAAATATTGTTCTGTGACTTGACTATACCACTAGGTGAAACGAAAACAT tctGGTACAGAGAATCTCTCCCCATAGAAGCACCGCCATCATACAGAGGTACTTCAGTGAAATACtcatataaaataacaatagcAACACAAAAAGTGGGGTCTCACATTAAAATGGTCAGAATTCCGTTTAGAGTGTTGCCAATAAGCCCAATAATAAATATGCAAGATCTTGCTGCTTTGTGTGGTAATGAAACTACTGAGGAACTTCACCCGACTAATCCATTTTCTGAGGAGAGGAAAGTGGAGACACCATTGACTATGGCATTGCAGGTTTTACAG AATTTGACAGCAAGAAGAAGTCCAAATTCATACATGATAACCAACACCCGAGGAAAAGTAGGCAGGTTCTGCATGTTTAAATCAGCATATAAACTCGGAGAAGATATTGTTGGTACATTTGATTTCTCTGTTGGAACAGTTACTTGTATGCag GTATCTGTATCATTACAACCCGAAGAAGTATTGAAAACGAAATCACCCCCTAAGAATGTGAACAAAGAGACAAGTAGTAGATCCATGACAGTAGCAAGATATCACGAAGTGACATTGGGCCTGACTCAGTCTCAACTAATACTACCAATACCCCTGCACATAACGCCTGCTTTTGAAGTGGATGATG tttcattACAATGGCGTCTACATTTCGAGTTTGTTACCACTAATGAAAAACTAGTACCAAATCCCGAAGACAAAGACTGGAATGCTCCATTGAATGTTCCCATAGAAACAATGGTGTGGAATTTGCCCGTTAAAATATATTCGACTTTACCAAAAGAAATTATGCATCATACTGTAGGTACAGATGcatatacattaaatattaaatga